The Xanthomonas indica sequence AGGCCGGGGTGCGCACGATGTTGCCGAAGCCATCCAGGTGCAGCACGCCGGTGGCGCCGCGCAGGGCGCTGTCCTTGCCGGTCGCCAGCTTCTCCAGATACGCGGTGATCTGCCAGGCGTCGTAGCCGAACGCGAACAGGCGCCCGGCCGGGCCGCGCGCGGTCGGCAGCATGTCGGCCACGCTGGTCGCCGCCGGCAGGCCGCCGACGCCGCGCACGTTCCACAGTTCGCTGGGGTAGACGATGCCGTCCAGCACCAGGTCGTCCTCGGGCTTGCCGGTGCCCAGCACCAACTGCGAGGTCGCGACCCGGGTCTTGCCGGCGAAACCGGCCAGTGCCAGCTGCGGCGCCAGCGCGCGCGCGGTATTGCCCTTCACCGCCAGCAGCACCGAGTCGGCGGCACCGGCGTTGCGCAGTTGCGCGGCGATGTCGCCGGGCGTTTCGGCCACGCTGATGTTGCCGGCGACCTTGCCGCCACGCTCGCTGAAGCGGTCGCGGAACGCGGCCACCGCACGGCGGCCGTTGTCGTCGTTGCTGCCGATGACCAACGTGTTGCTGCGCTCGTGCGCCAGCAGGTACTCGGCGGCGGCGATGCCGTCGTCCTCCGGGGCCAGCGAGAAGCCGGCGCTGCCGCCGGGCGGGGCGTGGGTGCCGCGGTTCAGCGCCAGCACCGGCACCGGCAGCGCGTCGCGCGCGAACAGCGCGGTGACCTCGTCACGGCCGAGCGGGCCGACCACGAAGTCGGCGCCGCCATCGACCGCCTTCTGGTAAGCGGCCAGCGCCCCGGCCGGGGTGCCGGTGGTGTCGATGAAGTCGATCGGCGGGCGCCGCCGGGTCTCGCCGTAGTAGCCGGCGAGCAGGCCGTCGCGTACCGGCGCGGCCGCGGTGGCCAGGCTGCCGCTCAACGGCAGCAGCACCGCCAGCTTGGCCGGCGGGCGGTAGCCGTCGCGCTCGGCCGGCGGCCGCTTGCTGGTGTCGAAGCCCCACTGCTCGCCGCGGTCGAACGGGCGCGGCAGTGCCAGACCGCGGCTCAGCAGGGCGCGGCCGACGAAGTTGTACAGCGGGTCGCCGGCCGGCAGCGCGCCGGCGCGGGCCTGCAGGGTGGCGTCGTTGAGCGTGGCCAGCTGGCGCACGATGGCGCGCTGGTTGTCGCTGCGCGCCTGGCCGCTGAGGCCGTTGTCGGCGCGGGCGCGTTCGTCCAGCGCCGCGTTGGCGTCGCCGGTGCCTTCCAGCGCCTGCGCGCGGGCCAGGTGCCAGCGCGCGCGCAGGTTCTGCGGCACCGCCTGCGGATCGCTGCCCAGCGCCTGCAGCGCCTTGGCCGGCTGGCGGTCGGCCAGGGCCAGCTCGGCCTCGACCAGCGCCACCCGCACCTTGCTCAGCGGCGGCAACTGCCGCGGCTGTACCTGCGCCAGCAGGCTGCGCGCGCGGGCGGCGTCGCCGGCTTCGTACCAGGCGAAGGCGGCGTCGCCCAGCAATTGGTTGCGGGCGCTGCCGGTGGCGCCGGCGGCCTGCGCCTCGAGCTGCTGCGCCGCGTCCCGCGGCTTGCCCTGATCCAGCAGCGCCAGCGCGGCCGATTGGGCCGGCGAGGCGCTCGGCGTCACGCTGGTGGTGGCGCAGCCGGCGATCAGCAGCGCCAGCAGCGACAGGGCGGAAATCCTTGCGAATCGCTTGTTCATTTCTGGTCCATTCGGCTGGGCACGCCGGGCGCGCCGGGGAAAACCGCTACGATTCTACCCTTGACCATGGAAAGCCCGTAGATGAGCGCCCAGCCCGGAACCCTGCACGTCGTCGCCACGCCGATCGGCAACCTCGCCGACCTGACGCCGCGCGCCCAGGAGACGTTGCGCTCGGTGGCGGCGATCTGCGCCGAGGACACCCGCCGCAGCGGCCAGTTGCTGGCCCACTTCGGCATCGAGCGGCCGCTGCTGGCGCTGCACGAACACAATGAGGAGGCGCTGTCCCAGCGCATCGTCGCGCGCCTGCTGGAGGGCCAGTCGCTGGCCCTGGTCAGCGACGCCGGCACCCCGCTGGTCAGCGACCCCGGCTACCGCCTGGTGCGCGCCGCGCGCGCGGCCGGGGTGCGGGTCAGCCCGGTCCCGGGCGCCTGCGCGGCGATCGCCGCGCTCAGCGTGGCCGGCCTGCCCAGCGACCGCTTCGCCTTCGAGGGCTTCCTGCCGGCCAAGGCCTCGGCGCGGCGCGAGCGCCTGGTCCGGCTGGCCGGCGAACCACGCACCCTGGTGTTCTACGAAGCCTCGCACCGCATTGCCGAGTCCCTGGCCGACTGCCGCGCCGCCTTCGGCGACGCCCGCCCGGCGGTGCTGGCGCGCGAACTGACCAAATTGTTCGAGACCGTGCTCGACGGCACCCTGGCCGACCTGCATGCCCGGGTCGAGGCCGACGACAACCAGCGCAAGGGCGAGTTCGTGCTGATGGTGCAGGGCGCCGGCGACGATGCCGACGCGCAGCTGGCCGAAGGCCGCCGCGTCTACGCCAAGCTCAGCGAACACCTGCCGCCGTCCACCGCCGCCAAGCTCGCCGCCGAACTGACTGGCGCTTCGCGCAAGGCCTTGTACGGTGGTGGCTAGCAAGGCGGCACGCCAGAAGGCAAGAGAGTTGGCATGGCTGAACCTCGCAAGGGTGGTCATGCCAGAGGAGATCCCCAAGGGCGTTGTTGAACAACCGGATCCGCCTGCGCCCGATCTCGTGATCCGCAGCCGCAACACGAACGTTGGTATCGAGGTCACTCAGCTTTTCCAGCGCGACGATCCCGCGTCGCGGTTGCCTGCCCGTGAAATAGAGGCTGCTCAACGCAACATTCTTGCCGAGGCGAGGACGTTGTATGAGGAGACATACGGCCACCGCTTGTTTGTGAATGTCTCCTTCAACGGTACGCCGCCCGCAAAAAAACCGGCGGTTCGCGAACTTGTGGCGCTCGTGGAGAGACATCGCACTGATTCGGGAGCGATGTTCCAGGTTCTTGCTCTGGATGCCCGTGCGCGGCAACTCCTTCCCCAGTGGCTTCAAGGGCTCACGATATGTACTCAGGAGTCCGATGAGCCCGCGCGCTGGATTGGTGGTTCCGTGTGGCGCACGCCAAGTTTGACGCAGGATCTGCTGCAGTCCGCTGTCTCAAGAAAGAACAAAAACGTTGAGGGTTACCTGGGGTGCTGTGACCAAGTCTGGCTTCTGGTTATTTGTGACCTATGGCCGATGGCGGCAAGTTTGGCTGTGCCGCGAAACGCGCATGAATGGCAATTAGAAAGCCGCTTTGCGCGGGTATTGCTGGTGTCCCGAGAGGGCGATGGCATCCGCTTCTAATGGAGAAACATGCGACAATGCGCGCGGCGGAGCCGGCCAGACAGTCGCGTCATCCCCTCGCATTTCGGTGCGGCGGGATGCCGAGGAAAGTCCGGGCTCCATAGGGCAAGGTGCCAGGTAACGCCTGGGCGGCGCGAGCCGACGGACTAGTGCAACAGAAAGATACCGCCTACGTCTGCGCAAGCAGGCCGGTAAGGGTGAAATGGTGCGGTAAGAGCGCACCGCGAGTCCGGTAACGGACCGGCACGGCAAACCCCACCTGGAGCAAGACCAAATAGGGACCTCATGGCGCGGCCCGCGTCGGGTCCGGGTAGGTTGCTTGAGCGTACCGGTGACGGTGCGCCTAGAAGAATGACTGTCCACGACAGAACCCGGCTTATCGGCCGGCTCCGCCACCTTCTTCTTTTCCAGACGCGCTCTGGCATTCGCTTGTCCTGCTCGCCGGTCAGGCGCTGACGCCGGCGGCGTCATGGGTCCCGGCTTGTCGCCGCCGTCTCCATGTTGCTTCCCTCCACCGTCGCCGTGTTTCCCGTGTGGGAGGGACTTCAGTCCCGACTGCAGCCACCCGACGGTCCCGCGCTGTCCGGCCACGCCACCGCCGCCGGGATCGATACCTGAGCGCAGGCGTCACTCCTTTCCGGTGTCCGTCCCCAGGTCACGGTTCTCCAGGCGCGTCTGGCCCAGATACACCCCGTCCGGGCCGAACCGGCGCTCGTGGATCCAGCCGTGGCCGGCGGCGTCCACCGCGACGATGGTGCTGGCGCGGGTGCCGTAGTCGTGGCCGCGGATGAAGGCCGGCGACAGCCGCCGTTCCAGGTCCGGGCCGACCCCGGTGTCGGGCAGGTCCGCCAAGTCGGCCAGGGTCTCGTCGGCCAGCGCCCGCCACAGCGGGGCCAGGTCGTCGTCGCCGGCGGCGATCCAGGCGGTCACCGCCGCGCGCAGGCGCAGGGTCTTCGGCCAGGGCGCGTCGAGCGCGCCGTTGGACATGCCGTGGACGCCGGGCGCCAGGGCGCTGCGGCCGGGCGGGTGGTTGCCCACGTAGGCGGCGCCGGCGGCATCGGCCAGCAGCAGGTTGAACGGCGGATAGGCGTCGGCGCGCGCCGCCAGCGCGTCGGCAAAGGCCGCGGCCGGCTCCGCGCCGGTCAGGTAGTCGGCGATCAGGGCGCCGCGCGAGGCGCCGGACATCGCCGCCAGCGGGTCGCGCACGTTGGTGACCACGGCGCAGCGGCCGGCGTCGTCCAGTCCCACCCAGGTGCCGCCGGAGCGCAGGTCGCGTCCGGCCAGCAGGCGTTGTGCCGGGGCCGGCCAGCGCTGCAGCGGCGCGGTCGGACGGGCGTGGAATTCGTCGCGGTTGCCGACCAGCAGCAAGCGCCATCGCGGGTGCGCAGCGTGCGCGAGAACGACCAGACACATGCGCCGCAGTGTGCGCGCTTGCGCAACGCGGCGCGAGTGCAGGGGGCATGTCGACGGCCGGGGACGACCGCCTTAACGCCCCGTACACAGGCCTGAATTTCCGTTCAATCTCAAAATTTGAGACGAAACAGTAACTTGTGGATAAGCCTTGAACAAGTCTCTAAAGATCGTTGCAAACCATTGATCCCGCTAGCGATTTGCCGCTCGCAAAGTTGTTGACAACCCGTTGCGCACTGCTAAGGTGGGCACTTGAGGGGAAACCGGGTTTTTTGTGGTTTTTCGTGGTTCAATGACCGCCCAGGCGGATTCGGAAAGGTGCAGGCGTCGTGTTTCAGGGCGAAACCGCAATCACTGTGGACGACAAGGGGCGTATGGCGGTTCCCACCGCGTACCGCGACCTTGTCGCGCGCGTGAGCGGCAATCGGCTGGTGCTGACCTACAACCCGTTCGAGGCCGGCTGCCTGTGGCTGTATGCGGAAAAGGAGTGGGAGCGGGTCCGTGACGACGTCATGGCCAAGCCCAACACCCAG is a genomic window containing:
- the rsmI gene encoding 16S rRNA (cytidine(1402)-2'-O)-methyltransferase — protein: MSAQPGTLHVVATPIGNLADLTPRAQETLRSVAAICAEDTRRSGQLLAHFGIERPLLALHEHNEEALSQRIVARLLEGQSLALVSDAGTPLVSDPGYRLVRAARAAGVRVSPVPGACAAIAALSVAGLPSDRFAFEGFLPAKASARRERLVRLAGEPRTLVFYEASHRIAESLADCRAAFGDARPAVLARELTKLFETVLDGTLADLHARVEADDNQRKGEFVLMVQGAGDDADAQLAEGRRVYAKLSEHLPPSTAAKLAAELTGASRKALYGGG
- a CDS encoding penicillin-binding protein activator; translated protein: MNKRFARISALSLLALLIAGCATTSVTPSASPAQSAALALLDQGKPRDAAQQLEAQAAGATGSARNQLLGDAAFAWYEAGDAARARSLLAQVQPRQLPPLSKVRVALVEAELALADRQPAKALQALGSDPQAVPQNLRARWHLARAQALEGTGDANAALDERARADNGLSGQARSDNQRAIVRQLATLNDATLQARAGALPAGDPLYNFVGRALLSRGLALPRPFDRGEQWGFDTSKRPPAERDGYRPPAKLAVLLPLSGSLATAAAPVRDGLLAGYYGETRRRPPIDFIDTTGTPAGALAAYQKAVDGGADFVVGPLGRDEVTALFARDALPVPVLALNRGTHAPPGGSAGFSLAPEDDGIAAAEYLLAHERSNTLVIGSNDDNGRRAVAAFRDRFSERGGKVAGNISVAETPGDIAAQLRNAGAADSVLLAVKGNTARALAPQLALAGFAGKTRVATSQLVLGTGKPEDDLVLDGIVYPSELWNVRGVGGLPAATSVADMLPTARGPAGRLFAFGYDAWQITAYLEKLATGKDSALRGATGVLHLDGFGNIVRTPAWSTFSGGRPTPLPDGN
- a CDS encoding NRDE family protein, with the protein product MCLVVLAHAAHPRWRLLLVGNRDEFHARPTAPLQRWPAPAQRLLAGRDLRSGGTWVGLDDAGRCAVVTNVRDPLAAMSGASRGALIADYLTGAEPAAAFADALAARADAYPPFNLLLADAAGAAYVGNHPPGRSALAPGVHGMSNGALDAPWPKTLRLRAAVTAWIAAGDDDLAPLWRALADETLADLADLPDTGVGPDLERRLSPAFIRGHDYGTRASTIVAVDAAGHGWIHERRFGPDGVYLGQTRLENRDLGTDTGKE